A single Lolium perenne isolate Kyuss_39 chromosome 6, Kyuss_2.0, whole genome shotgun sequence DNA region contains:
- the LOC127308987 gene encoding protein transport protein SEC16A homolog: MAAAADDLTDADFFDKLVDDDDDGLSTPAPLPVPVPAKAGVEELVRGVSSLGLAGGDEPGPSASTGEAVAPEGGSPGPGRGAGGVHTTVKQVQWASFGGDDGGLDPFSDLSGVADEAEAFLGGGANQSSGAGTVDHGVFGGNKSFGSPVGASDPGFSGGTQSLAAEVNDQGFLGGSSSLDQTTTGAQLGSGAAVDSTDPRYLESIYPGWKFDDATQQWYQVDPAQAAGYTAAQADSGSENVQQQYGVSYLQNSAQAALETIAEESTAAAGAWASEYPANMLFYAEYPGWYFDTNTQEWQSLEAYQQAVTTQVNASSAVQDGANRGGIAPSDGVNYNAKQTKDLAVHSQVAQQNGFTNSYSPQNQWQTDAFASSVQPGSVTNSLVGSFYGSDEHAHAESFSSSMNPQVAFSTAETSTSQYGSLQNDHSTIDSQQAGYKGFEPSTVYQTSQKVSQPSTGNQGSFKAFEPSTGHHLGENKGLPSTAYKGFTPSTINQAGTDHHAKGFEPSSGHQAGYMGSQPSTGQQAGYMGSQPSTDQQAGYMGSQPSKDHQSSYMGFETSAKQGYGAANGVVNTQGFVPMGSMYNSQNQARANTQAHLSSSYLGTDNSMNFPQKQFNGTNASQMQFGYSPQEAMSSAGRPPHALVAFGFGGKLIVMKETSSMATNFNSANQGSSSGTVSLLNLSEVVGDKADASRITDGSALSYFRVLCRQPVPGPLVGGSAATKDVNKWLDEMITWYESSTSEYERGDPRRLLISLLKILCQHYGKLRAPFGSDPSQEDTDGPEMAVTKLFSSCKRSNAHMGDFGSSVRFMKNIPSESQMQAVAQEVQNLLVSGRRKEALLCAQEGQLWGPAVILALQLGDQFYVDTVKKMAHCHFISGSPLRTLCLLIAGQPADVFNVENTNYDTQGASQQPVQPSPNAMLDDWEENLAIITANRTKSDDLVITHLGDCLWKERNEVAAAHSCYLVAELNIDPYSESARLCLIGADHLKCPRTFASPEAIQRTEVYEYTKVLGNSQYILLPFQPYKLIYAYMLAEVGRLADSLRYCQASMKVLKASGRAPELEAWKQLFSSLEDRIRTHQQGGYGTNLAPAKLVGKLFTSLDKSISRMMGTPSAPLPPVPQSTVGDREIYPAPAAAKFVNSQSVMTMSSLVASPSVHSISEMAENNGGASRKIAHNRSVSEPDFGKTPKQGARTDNTQSSASGSGSSRFGWIGSTLQKTMGFVSKSRQAKLGQQNKFYYDEKLKRWVEEGAEIPAEEPPLPPPPTKSSSYQNGMPDYNLNGPASGIHTPNGVAERRSPKHSDHGLGMPPIPPSQNQFSARGRMGVRSRYVDTFNKAGATGAAQSYNKPAAASVTPPTGARFFVPTAAAAPSEQMPSQSAETRGETFHQDESSSSPPAGTSFSSPPPTAQFSAPMSSTIQRYPSMDNIPNPNQAPWMSPGSNNSSLTPRSRAASWSGTYSDQFSATAGARSPEGPMVPSPLMPGRPSHSRSNSNSSVQFNGLTEDLHEVEL; the protein is encoded by the exons atggccgccgccgccgacgacctGACCGACGCCGACTTCTTCGACAAGCTcgtggacgacgacgacgacggcctcTCCACGCCCGCGCCACTGCCTGTGCCTGTGCCTGCCAAGGCGGGGGTTGAGGAGCTGGTGCGGGGCGTGTCCAGCCTCGGCCTAGCGGGCGGCGACGAGCCCGGGCCGTCGGCGTCGACGGGGGAGGCCGTGGCTCCGGAGGGCGGGTCGCCGGGGCCGGGGAGAGGCGCCGGCGGCGTCCACACCACGGTCAAGCAGGTGCAGTGGGCCTCCTTCGGGGGCGACGACGGCGGGCTCGATCCGTTCAGCGATCTGTCGGGCGTCGCAGACGAGGCAGAGGCGTTCCTCGGCGGCGGAGCGAACCAGAGCTCCGGCGCCGGGACCGTGGATCATGGCGTCTTCGGCGGGAACAAGAGCTTCGGGAGCCCCGTGGGGGCATCGGATCCTGGCTTCTCCGGCGGAACCCAGAGCTTGGCTGCCGAGGTGAATGATCAGGGCTTTCTCGGGGGAAGCTCAAGCTTGGATCAGACCACTACGGGTGCGCAGCTCGGTAGCGGTGCCGCCGTGGACTCCACGGATCCCAGGTATCTGGAGAGCATATACCCTGGGTGGAAGTTCGACGACGCGACGCAGCAGTGGTACCAGGTTGACCCTGCTCAGGCGGCTGGGTACACTGCTGCTCAGGCGGACAGCGGTAGCGAGAATGTGCAGCAGCAGTATGGTGTTTCGTACTTGCAGAATTCAGCGCAAGCGGCGCTGGAGACGATTGCGGAGGAGAGCACTGCGGCCGCGGGGGCCTGGGCTTCAGAGTACCCGGCCAACATGCTGTTCTACGCGGAGTACCCGGGGTGGTACTTCGATACCAACACGCAGGAGTGGCAATCGCTCGAGGCGTACCAGCAGGCCGTCACCACGCAGGTAAATGCTTCTAGTGCTGTTCAGGATGGTGCAAACCGTGGCGGTATTGCACCGTCTGATGGGGTAAATTATAATGCTAAACAGACCAAGGATTTAGCTGTCCACAGTCAGGTGGCCCAACAGAACGGTTTCACAAATAGCTATAGCCCTCAGAACCAGTGGCAGACGGATGCGTTTGCTAGCAGTGTGCAGCCTGGAAGTGTCACCAATAGCCTGGTAGGTAGTTTCTATGGTTCTGATGAGCATGCACATGCTGAATCTTTCAGTTCCTCCATGAATCCTCAGGTTGCTTTTAGCACAGCTGAAACTTCTACAAGTCAGTATGGCAGCCTTCAGAATGACCACAGCACAATTGATAGTCAACAAGCCGGTTACAAGGGATTTGAACCTTCTACGGTTTACCAGACCAGTCAAAAGGTGTCCCAGCCATCCACAGGCAATCAGGGCAGTTTCAAGGCATTCGAACCTTCCACTGGTCACCACCTGGGTGAGAACAAGGGTTTGCCTTCCACTGCTTACAAGGGATTCACTCCATCCACGATTAATCAGGCTGGTACAGACCATCATGCTAAGGGATTTGAACCTTCCTCAGGTCACCAGGCTGGCTACATGGGATCCCAACCTTCTACAGGTCAACAGGCTGGTTACATGGGATCCCAACCTTCTACAGATCAGCAGGCTGGTTACATGGGATCCCAACCTTCTAAAGACCACCAGTCTAGTTACATGGGATTTGAAACTTCTGCAAAACAGGGTTACGGTGCTGCCAATGGTGTCGTCAATACACAAGGCTTTGTTCCCATGGGGAGTATGTACAACAGCCAGAACCAAGCTCGTGCAAACACTCAAGCACACTTGTCTAGCAGCTATCTCGGTACTGACAACTCCATGAACTTCCCTCAGAAACAATTTAATGGGACAAATGCTTCACAAATGCAATTTGGTTACTCTCCGCAAGAAGCGATGTCATCGGCTGGACGCCCGCCACATGCTCTTGTTGCTTTTGGGTTTGGAGGGAAGCTTATAGTTATGAAAGAAACAAGCTCAATGGCCACAAATTTTAACAGTGCAAATCAG GGGAGTTCTAGTGGAACAGTGTCGCTTCTCAATTTATCAGAGGTTGTTGGGGATAAAGCTGATGCTTCAAGGATCACTGATGGCAGTGCACTTAGTTACTTCCGTGTTTTATGCCGTCAACCTGTTCCTGGTCCTCTTGTTGGTGGAAGTGCTGCAACAAAGGATGTAAACAAATGGCTCGATGAGATGATTACATGGTATGAATCTTCTACCAGTGAATACGAGAGAGGTGATCCTCGCAGGTTGCTTATTTCGTTGCTGAAGATACTGTGTCAGCACTATGGAAAACTACGTGCACCTTTTGGATCTGACCCATCGCAAGAG GATACAGATGGTCCAGAGATGGCAGTAACTAAGCTTTTTTCATCTTGCAAGAGAAGTAACGCTCATATGGGGGATTTTGGATCCAGTGTTCGTTTCATGAAAAATATCCCCTCTGAAAGTCAGATGCAG GCTGTTGCACAAGAGGTCCAAaatcttctagtatctggaagAAGAAAAGAGGCTCTTCTGTGTGCTCAGGAAGGTCAATTGTGGGGACCCGCAGTCATACTTGCTTTACAACTTGGTGATCAG TTCTACGTGGATACCGTGAAGAAAATGGCTCACTGCCACTTTATATCTGGGTCACCTTTGCGAACATTGTGCCTTCTCATTGCCGGTCAACCTGCAGATGTTTTTAATGTAGAAAACACCAACTATGATACACAGGGTGCATCCCAACAGCCTGTGCAG CCTAGTCCTAATGCTATGTTGGATGACTGGGAAGAGAATTTGGCTATTATAACTGCAAATAGGACAAAAAGTGATGACCTAGTCATTACCCATCTTGGAGATTGCCTTTGGAAAGAGAGAAATGAG GTTGCAGCTGCTCATTCATGCTACTTAGTTGCTGAACTAAATATTGACCCGTACTCTGAAAGTGCTCGGTTATGTCTCATTGGTGCAGACCACTTGAAATGTCCTCGAACATTTGCCAGCCCTGAAGCCATTCAG AGGACAGAGGTTTATGAGTATACAAAGGTTCTTGGCAATTCTCAGTATATCCTCCTACCCTTTCAGCCATATAAGCTAATATATGCATACATGCTTGCGGAAGTGGGAAGGCTCGCTGACTCCTTGAG GTATTGCCAAGCTTCTATGAAGGTGCTGAAAGCTTCTGGCCGTGCTCCAGAATTGGAAGCATGGAAACAATTATTTTCCTCCCTGGAGGACAGGATACGAACTCACCAGCAG GGTGGGTACGGAACGAATCTAGCCCCTGCAAAACTAGTTGGAAAGCTATTCACCTCGCTTGATAAATCTATTTCCCGCATGATGGGCACACCGTCTGCGCCACTTCCACCAGTGCCACAGAGCACTGTTGGTGATAGGGAGATCTATCCAGCACCTGCAGCTGCAAAATTTGTAAACAGCCAATCAGTAATGACCATGTCATCATTAGTTGCATCCCCTTCAGTGCATTCAATAAGTGAGATGGCAGAGAATAATGGTGGCGCTAGCAGGAAGATCGCACACAACAGAAGTGTTTCTGAACCAGACTTCGGCAAAACACCGAAACAG GGTGCGCGAACGGATAACACGCAGAGCAGTGCATCAGGATCAGGTAGTTCACGATTTGGTTGGATTGGCTCCACGCTGCAGAAGACAATGGGATTCGTTTCAAAATCACGCCAG GCAAAATTAGGGCAGCAGAACAAGTTTTACTATGACGAAAAGCTGAAGCGATGGGTAGAGGAAGGTGCTGAGATTCCTGCCGAGGAGCCTCCTCTCCCTCCACCTCCAACCAAATCCTCCTCATATCAGAATGGCATGCCAGACTATAACTTAAATGGCCCTGCTAGTGGAATCCATACTCCTAATGGAGTGGCAGAACGTAGATCTCCGAAACATTCAGATCATGGTTTGGGAATGCCACCAATTCCACCCAGCCAGAACCAGTTTTCTGCTCGTGGACGAATGGGTGTTCGGTCCAG ATATGTGGACACATTCAATAAGGCTGGTGCAACCGGAGCAGCCCAGTCTTACAACAAACCGGCTGCTGCATCTGTGACACCACCAACTGGTGCCAGGTTCTTCGTGCCCACTGCAGCCGCTGCTCCTTCCGAGCAGATGCCGAGCCAATCAGCAGAGACACGTGGTGAAACCTTCCACCAGGATGAGAGTTCATCCTCACCCCCAGCAGGAACATCATTTTCATCACCCCCACCAACAGCACAATTTTCAGCACCAATGTCATCTACCATTCAGCGGTATCCCAGCATGGACAACATTCCTAATCCAAACCAGGCACCCTGGATGTCCCCAGGAAGTAACAACAGCTCATTGACACCAAGATCGCGGGCAGCATCATGGAGTGGAACATACTCTGACCAATTTAGTGCTACGGCAGGCGCTAGATCACCTGAAGGACCGATGGTGCCTTCGCCGCTCATGCCTGGCAGACCCTCGCATAGTCGTTCCAACAGCAACTCGTCTGTGCAGTTCAATGGTTTGACAGAGGATCTTCATGAGGTTGAGCTCTGA
- the LOC127308989 gene encoding uncharacterized protein isoform X1, translated as MLRRTILIRLLSSPSTSPVASLHRLLSAAAPAVSPNPSFAVEDYLVGTCGLTRAQALKASAKLSHLKSPTNPDAVLAFLTGLSLSSADVASAVAKDPQLLCANVEKTLAPVVAGLAGHGLAQAEIARFVSLGRPISRCRSVVSNLPYYVSLFGSVENLVRSLKKSASLFGCSLEKVVKPNVVFLRKCGLGDCDISKLFLSAPRLLGSNPERVQAMVASAQGLGVPPGSAMFRHMLHAVALLSEEKIAAKLEYLKNMFRWSDAQVRIAVCKAPLVLTRSKESLQSRSKFLISDVGLAPAYIAQRSVMLTYSLEGRIRPRYYVLKFLKEKGLLPQDRDYYSVLMISEKVFMEKFICPHKEAAPKLAQDYAAACRGKMPTRFRFT; from the coding sequence aTGCTCCGACGAACCATCCTCATCCGCCTCCTCTCTTCTCCCTCCACCTCGCCCGTAGCAtctctccaccgcctcctctccgCCGCGGCGCCCGCCgtttccccaaaccctagcttcgccGTGGAGGACTACCTCGTCGGCACCTGCGGCCTCACCCGAGCCCAGGCACTCAAGGCCTCCGCCAAGCTCTCCCACCTCAAGTCCCCCACCAATCCCGACGCCGTCCTCGCCTTCCTCACCGGCCTCAGCCTCTCGAGCGCCGACGTGGCCTCCGCCGTCGCCAAGGACCCGCAGTTACTCTGCGCGAACGTGGAGAAAACCCTGGCCCCCGTCGTCGCCGGGCTCGCCGGCCACGGCCTCGCACAGGCTGAGATCGCGCGCTTCGTCTCGCTCGGCCGCCCCATCTCCCGCTGCAGGTCCGTGGTCTCTAATCTACCGTACTACGTGTCGCTCTTCGGCTCCGTCGAGAACCTCGTCAGGTCCCTCAAGAAGAGCGCCAGTCTCTTTGGATGCAGCCTCGAGAAGGTGGTCAAGCCCAATGTCGTGTTCCTGCGGAAATGCGGGCTCGGTGATTGCGATATTTCCAAGCTGTTCCTCTCTGCGCCGCGGTTGCTCGGCTCCAACCCGGAGCGCGTCCAGGCGATGGTGGCGTCTGCCCAAGGTCTTGGTGTACCCCCTGGCTCTGCGATGTTCAGGCACATGCTGCATGCTGTCGCATTGCTCAGCGAGGAGAAGATCGCCGCTAAACTGGAGTACCTGAAGAACATGTTCAGGTGGTCGGATGCTCAAGTGCGCATTGCTGTTTGTAAGGCCCCACTGGTGCTCACGAGATCTAAGGAGTCTCTGCAGAGCAGGTCAAAGTTCCTCATCTCTGATGTGGGGTTGGCACCGGCATACATTGCTCAGAGGTCTGTAATGCTCACTTACAGCCTGGAGGGACGGATCAGACCCCGATACTATGTCCTTAAGTTTCTTAAGGAAAAAGGATTGCTACCTCAAGACCGAGACTACTATAGTGTTCTCATGATCAGTGAGAAGGTATTCATGGAGAAGTTCATATGCCCTCACAAGGAAGCTGCACCGAAACTCGCTCAAGACTATGCAGCAGCTTGCAGAGGGAAAATGCCGACTAGATTCAGATTTACATGA
- the LOC127308989 gene encoding uncharacterized protein isoform X2 — protein sequence MLRRTILIRLLSSPSTSPVASLHRLLSAAAPAVSPNPSFAVEDYLVGTCGLTRAQALKASAKLSHLKSPTNPDAVLAFLTGLSLSSADVASAVAKDPQLLCANVEKTLAPVVAGLAGHGLAQAEIARFVSLGRPISRCSLEKVVKPNVVFLRKCGLGDCDISKLFLSAPRLLGSNPERVQAMVASAQGLGVPPGSAMFRHMLHAVALLSEEKIAAKLEYLKNMFRWSDAQVRIAVCKAPLVLTRSKESLQSRSKFLISDVGLAPAYIAQRSVMLTYSLEGRIRPRYYVLKFLKEKGLLPQDRDYYSVLMISEKVFMEKFICPHKEAAPKLAQDYAAACRGKMPTRFRFT from the exons aTGCTCCGACGAACCATCCTCATCCGCCTCCTCTCTTCTCCCTCCACCTCGCCCGTAGCAtctctccaccgcctcctctccgCCGCGGCGCCCGCCgtttccccaaaccctagcttcgccGTGGAGGACTACCTCGTCGGCACCTGCGGCCTCACCCGAGCCCAGGCACTCAAGGCCTCCGCCAAGCTCTCCCACCTCAAGTCCCCCACCAATCCCGACGCCGTCCTCGCCTTCCTCACCGGCCTCAGCCTCTCGAGCGCCGACGTGGCCTCCGCCGTCGCCAAGGACCCGCAGTTACTCTGCGCGAACGTGGAGAAAACCCTGGCCCCCGTCGTCGCCGGGCTCGCCGGCCACGGCCTCGCACAGGCTGAGATCGCGCGCTTCGTCTCGCTCGGCCGCCCCATCTCCCGCTGCAG CCTCGAGAAGGTGGTCAAGCCCAATGTCGTGTTCCTGCGGAAATGCGGGCTCGGTGATTGCGATATTTCCAAGCTGTTCCTCTCTGCGCCGCGGTTGCTCGGCTCCAACCCGGAGCGCGTCCAGGCGATGGTGGCGTCTGCCCAAGGTCTTGGTGTACCCCCTGGCTCTGCGATGTTCAGGCACATGCTGCATGCTGTCGCATTGCTCAGCGAGGAGAAGATCGCCGCTAAACTGGAGTACCTGAAGAACATGTTCAGGTGGTCGGATGCTCAAGTGCGCATTGCTGTTTGTAAGGCCCCACTGGTGCTCACGAGATCTAAGGAGTCTCTGCAGAGCAGGTCAAAGTTCCTCATCTCTGATGTGGGGTTGGCACCGGCATACATTGCTCAGAGGTCTGTAATGCTCACTTACAGCCTGGAGGGACGGATCAGACCCCGATACTATGTCCTTAAGTTTCTTAAGGAAAAAGGATTGCTACCTCAAGACCGAGACTACTATAGTGTTCTCATGATCAGTGAGAAGGTATTCATGGAGAAGTTCATATGCCCTCACAAGGAAGCTGCACCGAAACTCGCTCAAGACTATGCAGCAGCTTGCAGAGGGAAAATGCCGACTAGATTCAGATTTACATGA